A genomic stretch from Candidatus Thiothrix anitrata includes:
- a CDS encoding glutamine synthetase III family protein yields MSSNFARTQAIQTISQRSPMDLGKTEPLSKIWSCDVFNLARMEECLSKNAFKAMKKTFQTGAPLDPATADVVAAAMKEWAMSKGAKFFSHIFYPMTNATAEKHDGFIITSPEGNAITDFSGSLLIKGEPDGSSFPNGSIRATNSARGYTAWDPTSPAYIMHTENGATLMIPCVFLSWTGEALDKKIPLLRSNAAMNTAAQRVLKLMGETDVAPLNSSCGAEQEYFLIDEAFAVARPDIMLSGRSLFGAAPAKGQQFDDHYFGAIPERVQVFMQDIEDKLYRLGIPAKTHHNEVAPGQFEIAPYFEAANVAADHQQLLMTVMKTTAKAHGFLCLLHEKPFAGVNGSGKHVNWSVGNSTQGNLLDPGNTPEENLHFLAFCGAVIRGVHLYGPLLRAVIASASNDHRLGANEAPPAILSVYLGDQLEQVFNDIKAGKILKTEKGGQMDLGLSQILHFDRDPGDRNRTSPFAFTGNRFEFRAVGSSQSVSGPLIAMNTMLADSLNWIADKLEVEINAGKDVATATLAVLKTLMEQHGKAVFGGNGYASEWHEAAVKERGLKNLPTTADALPELLSPEIAGLFERTGVLTPAELHSRFEVYAEQYINSIDVEAKLMVNMATTMIYPAAVTYLSELSATAGNLQDLGITLDNSVAQSVATEANALMVAVGKLSAARARHDFDSVTDHMRFLADSVRDLMSEVRAHADTLETLIADEMWSLPKYSEMLFIK; encoded by the coding sequence ATGAGCAGCAATTTCGCGCGTACCCAAGCAATCCAAACCATCAGCCAACGTTCCCCAATGGATCTCGGCAAAACCGAGCCACTGAGTAAAATTTGGTCTTGCGATGTTTTCAATCTGGCACGCATGGAAGAATGCCTCTCCAAGAATGCCTTCAAAGCCATGAAGAAAACCTTCCAGACCGGCGCACCGCTTGACCCTGCAACGGCTGACGTGGTGGCTGCGGCAATGAAAGAATGGGCAATGTCTAAAGGCGCGAAGTTCTTCTCGCACATCTTCTACCCAATGACTAATGCTACTGCTGAAAAGCATGACGGTTTCATTATCACCAGCCCGGAAGGCAACGCTATCACCGACTTCAGTGGTAGCCTGCTGATCAAAGGCGAACCAGACGGCTCATCATTCCCGAATGGCAGCATTCGCGCCACCAACTCAGCCCGTGGTTATACCGCATGGGATCCAACCAGCCCTGCGTACATTATGCACACCGAGAACGGCGCAACCTTGATGATTCCGTGCGTATTCCTGTCATGGACAGGCGAAGCACTCGACAAGAAAATTCCATTACTGCGCTCCAACGCAGCGATGAACACGGCAGCCCAGCGTGTATTGAAACTGATGGGCGAAACCGATGTTGCCCCTCTGAACTCAAGCTGTGGCGCAGAACAGGAATACTTCCTAATCGACGAAGCGTTTGCCGTTGCCCGCCCTGACATTATGCTGTCAGGGCGTAGCCTGTTTGGTGCAGCCCCGGCAAAAGGTCAGCAATTCGATGATCATTACTTTGGCGCAATCCCAGAGCGTGTACAAGTTTTCATGCAAGACATCGAAGACAAGCTCTACCGTCTCGGCATCCCCGCCAAAACCCACCACAACGAAGTAGCACCGGGTCAGTTTGAAATTGCCCCTTACTTTGAAGCCGCAAACGTCGCGGCTGACCACCAGCAATTGCTGATGACCGTGATGAAGACTACTGCAAAAGCCCACGGTTTCCTGTGCCTATTGCATGAAAAACCGTTTGCGGGCGTGAACGGTTCCGGTAAACACGTGAACTGGTCTGTAGGTAACAGCACTCAAGGCAACCTGCTAGACCCCGGCAACACACCCGAAGAAAATCTGCACTTCCTCGCATTCTGCGGCGCGGTTATCCGTGGTGTGCATTTGTATGGCCCTTTGCTACGTGCGGTTATTGCCTCTGCATCTAACGATCATCGCTTAGGTGCGAACGAAGCACCTCCGGCCATTTTGTCCGTTTACTTGGGTGACCAACTCGAACAAGTCTTCAATGACATCAAAGCCGGTAAAATTCTCAAAACCGAAAAAGGCGGGCAAATGGATTTGGGTTTGTCCCAGATTCTGCACTTCGACCGTGACCCTGGTGACCGCAACCGTACTTCACCGTTCGCGTTCACTGGCAACCGTTTTGAATTCCGCGCCGTCGGCTCTTCCCAATCCGTGTCTGGCCCATTAATCGCCATGAACACCATGCTGGCGGATTCCCTGAACTGGATTGCTGACAAGCTAGAAGTTGAAATCAATGCTGGCAAAGACGTTGCCACCGCAACACTGGCAGTGCTCAAAACCTTGATGGAACAACACGGCAAAGCGGTATTCGGCGGCAACGGTTACGCCTCAGAATGGCACGAAGCAGCGGTAAAAGAGCGCGGTCTGAAAAACCTGCCAACCACCGCAGACGCACTACCAGAGTTATTAAGCCCTGAAATTGCTGGCTTATTTGAGCGCACTGGCGTATTGACACCGGCAGAACTCCACAGCCGTTTTGAAGTTTACGCTGAACAATACATCAACAGCATCGACGTAGAAGCCAAGCTGATGGTGAATATGGCAACCACCATGATTTACCCAGCAGCAGTTACCTACCTGTCAGAATTGTCTGCTACCGCTGGCAACTTGCAAGACTTGGGCATCACACTGGATAACAGTGTTGCACAAAGTGTAGCAACTGAAGCCAATGCTCTCATGGTAGCGGTAGGTAAGTTAAGTGCGGCACGCGCCAGACACGACTTCGACAGCGTAACCGACCACATGCGTTTCTTGGCTGACAGCGTGCGTGACTTGATGAGTGAAGTTCGCGCTCACGCTGACACGCTCGAAACCTTGATTGCCGATGAAATGTGGTCATTACCTAAATACAGCGAAATGTTGTTCATTAAGTAA